In a single window of the Verrucomicrobiia bacterium genome:
- a CDS encoding exosortase-associated EpsI family protein, whose protein sequence is MMRQHMIMGGAALGLMLLTAGLIHRLQGKQQLGEPGVTVVKANTGSGLEVVLPERVLDFESEKHGPLPEELGMLPKDTTYGRRIYKAPDGFMIAVSVVMMGTDRTSIHRPEFCLTGQGWKIDQTATGVESVKLKEGHILEYNRMLLDKALPTASGDTLQARGLYLYWFVADGRQTPGQAQRMWWMAEDLLRAGKLQRWAYVAYFTYCSPEQEPQALERLRRFITASSPEFQISAGAAKTRADDLRNNVLSTMLTHSEMQGQP, encoded by the coding sequence ATGATGCGCCAGCACATGATCATGGGGGGGGCAGCCTTGGGCCTCATGCTTTTAACTGCGGGATTGATCCATCGTCTGCAAGGCAAACAGCAACTGGGTGAACCCGGGGTCACAGTGGTCAAGGCCAATACGGGCAGCGGCCTGGAGGTGGTATTGCCGGAGCGGGTTCTCGACTTCGAGAGCGAAAAGCACGGGCCATTGCCAGAAGAATTGGGCATGCTGCCCAAGGACACCACCTATGGAAGGCGGATTTACAAGGCCCCGGACGGGTTCATGATCGCCGTCAGTGTGGTGATGATGGGGACGGACCGGACGAGCATACATCGCCCGGAATTCTGCCTGACGGGACAGGGGTGGAAGATTGATCAAACCGCCACTGGCGTGGAAAGCGTCAAACTGAAGGAAGGCCACATTCTGGAATATAACCGGATGCTCTTGGACAAGGCATTGCCCACAGCAAGCGGGGATACGCTCCAAGCGCGGGGCCTCTACCTCTACTGGTTTGTGGCGGATGGCCGTCAAACCCCGGGGCAGGCACAGCGTATGTGGTGGATGGCCGAAGACCTCTTGCGGGCAGGCAAACTGCAACGCTGGGCCTATGTAGCCTATTTCACCTATTGCTCGCCGGAACAGGAGCCGCAGGCATTGGAGCGGTTAAGACGGTTCATCACCGCTTCCTCACCGGAGTTTCAGATATCTGCCGGAGCGGCGAAGACCAGGGCGGATGACTTGCGTAACAACGTACTTTCAACGATGCTAACGCATAGCGAAATGCAAGGTCAGCCGTAA
- a CDS encoding NAD-dependent epimerase/dehydratase family protein: MKSRSLVTGAAGFIGAHVAEELLSRGHEVIALDDLSGGFKDNVPAGATFVEGCINDTALIDKLFAEYKFDYVFHLAAYAAEGLSHFIKRFNYTNNLLGSVNLINAAVNTGTVKCFVFTSSIAVYGRNQVPMTEDAVPQPEDPYGIAKYAVELDLKEAHEMFGLNYVVFRPHNVYGEKQNIGDRYRNVIGIFMNQILQGQPMTVFGDGLQTRAFSYIADVAPVIAESVTREKCWNQVFNVGADTPYTVKELAEEVAKAMGVQPNIKHLEARNEVVHAYSSHDKAKECFGDIIQNVSLADGVQRMTKWVKQHGSRSGKAFEGIEVWKNLPPSWKALASAGEVKKTRISQINTN, from the coding sequence ATGAAAAGCCGTTCATTAGTCACGGGTGCCGCGGGGTTCATTGGCGCTCACGTCGCGGAGGAGTTGCTCAGTCGCGGGCACGAGGTGATCGCGCTGGATGACTTGAGCGGTGGATTCAAGGACAACGTGCCAGCGGGTGCGACGTTCGTGGAAGGCTGCATCAATGATACGGCGCTCATCGACAAGCTGTTCGCGGAGTATAAGTTCGATTACGTGTTCCATCTCGCGGCGTATGCGGCGGAGGGGTTGAGCCATTTCATCAAGCGGTTCAATTACACGAACAACTTGCTCGGCAGCGTGAATCTCATCAACGCCGCGGTGAACACGGGCACGGTGAAGTGCTTTGTGTTCACCTCGTCCATCGCGGTCTATGGGCGCAATCAGGTGCCTATGACGGAAGACGCTGTGCCGCAGCCAGAAGATCCGTATGGCATCGCGAAATATGCGGTGGAACTGGACCTGAAGGAAGCGCACGAGATGTTCGGGTTGAATTACGTGGTGTTCCGTCCGCATAATGTTTACGGGGAGAAACAGAACATCGGTGATCGTTACCGCAATGTGATCGGTATCTTCATGAACCAGATTTTGCAGGGCCAGCCGATGACAGTGTTCGGCGATGGCTTGCAGACGCGGGCGTTCAGTTACATCGCGGATGTGGCGCCGGTCATTGCGGAAAGTGTGACGCGTGAGAAGTGTTGGAATCAGGTTTTCAATGTCGGTGCGGACACGCCTTACACCGTGAAAGAACTCGCGGAAGAAGTCGCGAAGGCGATGGGCGTGCAGCCCAATATCAAGCATCTGGAGGCGCGCAATGAAGTGGTCCATGCGTATTCCTCGCACGACAAGGCCAAGGAATGTTTCGGCGACATCATCCAGAACGTTTCGCTGGCAGACGGTGTTCAACGCATGACGAAATGGGTAAAACAGCACGGTAGTCGTTCGGGGAAAGCGTTTGAGGGGATTGAGGTGTGGAAGAACCTGCCGCCCTCGTGGAAGGCGCTAGCCTCAGCAGGGGAAGTGAAGAAGACACGGATTTCACAAATTAACACAAATTGA
- a CDS encoding UDP-glucuronic acid decarboxylase family protein — translation MAKAKKAVQRTKIPVSVVTGGAGFLGSHLVDLLLSKGHKVIAIDNLVTGSVDNIDHLAGNSNFRFIQQDVTEFLFLDSPVDYVWHFASPASPIDYLELPIQTLKVGSLGTHKALGLAKEKGARFLIASTSETYGDPLVHPQPEEYWGNVNTIGPRGCYDEAKRFAEAMTMAYHRQHKMETRIVRIFNTYGPRMRLRDGRVVPAFISQALGNKPVTVFGEGKQTRSFCYCADLIEGIYRLMMSDYPLPVNIGNPHEMTMLEFAQQIIKITGSKSRIVFKPLPQDDPKQRRPDITKAKQLLKWEPKVPFAEGMQRTIEYFKPRV, via the coding sequence ATGGCAAAAGCTAAGAAAGCGGTTCAACGCACCAAAATTCCGGTATCTGTGGTAACGGGTGGTGCAGGGTTTTTAGGCTCTCACTTGGTGGATTTGCTGCTCAGCAAGGGGCATAAAGTCATCGCCATTGATAATTTGGTGACCGGCTCGGTGGACAACATCGACCACTTGGCGGGCAATTCTAATTTCCGCTTCATCCAGCAGGATGTGACCGAGTTCCTGTTCCTTGACAGTCCGGTGGACTACGTCTGGCACTTCGCTTCACCCGCCAGCCCTATCGACTATTTGGAACTGCCCATCCAGACCTTGAAGGTCGGTTCATTGGGCACACACAAGGCGTTGGGTTTGGCGAAAGAGAAAGGAGCCCGCTTCCTTATCGCTTCCACTTCTGAGACCTACGGTGATCCCTTGGTGCATCCTCAGCCGGAAGAGTATTGGGGTAATGTAAATACCATTGGGCCAAGAGGTTGCTACGATGAGGCGAAGCGTTTTGCCGAAGCCATGACCATGGCCTATCACCGCCAGCATAAGATGGAGACACGCATTGTGCGCATCTTCAATACTTATGGCCCGCGCATGCGTTTGCGGGATGGCCGGGTGGTGCCTGCCTTCATTAGCCAGGCTTTGGGGAACAAGCCCGTGACGGTCTTCGGAGAGGGTAAACAGACGCGGAGCTTCTGCTATTGCGCGGACCTCATTGAAGGTATCTACCGGCTCATGATGAGCGATTATCCGTTGCCGGTGAACATTGGCAACCCGCACGAGATGACGATGCTCGAATTCGCCCAGCAGATCATCAAGATTACCGGTTCCAAAAGCCGGATAGTTTTCAAGCCCTTGCCGCAGGATGATCCGAAGCAACGTCGCCCGGACATCACGAAGGCAAAACAACTCCTGAAATGGGAACCCAAAGTGCCGTTCGCCGAAGGTATGCAGCGGACGATCGAATATTTTAAACCGAGAGTATGA
- a CDS encoding malate dehydrogenase produces MSATPIRVAVTGAAGQIGYSLLFRIASGSMFGPNQPVILHLIEIEPALPTLNGVVMELEDCAFPLLKGIVPTASLDEGFRGVNWALLVGSVPRKQGMERKDLLGINGKIFIGQGQAIQKNAASDVRIHVVGNPCNTNCLIAMNNAKDIPANRFFAMTRLDENRAKSQLAKKAGVDTTAVTNMAIWGNHSATQYPDFYNAKINGKPVTEVISDSAWLQNDFISTVQQRGAAIIKARGASSAASAANAVVDSVKSIVTPTAQGNWASVCLASDGSYGVEKGLISSFPVRSNGQTLEIVQGVPVNDFSRSKIDATVKELQEEKALVSELLPK; encoded by the coding sequence GTTCCATGTTCGGACCGAACCAGCCGGTGATCCTGCACCTCATCGAGATCGAACCCGCCCTGCCGACTTTGAACGGCGTGGTGATGGAGCTCGAAGACTGCGCGTTCCCGTTGCTGAAGGGCATCGTGCCGACGGCAAGCCTCGACGAAGGTTTCCGAGGTGTGAACTGGGCGTTGCTCGTGGGTAGCGTGCCGCGCAAGCAGGGGATGGAGCGTAAGGACTTGCTCGGTATCAACGGCAAGATATTCATCGGCCAAGGTCAGGCGATCCAGAAGAACGCGGCGAGCGATGTGCGCATCCATGTGGTGGGCAATCCGTGCAATACGAACTGCCTCATCGCGATGAACAACGCGAAGGACATCCCGGCGAACCGCTTCTTCGCGATGACGCGCCTCGATGAAAACCGTGCGAAATCGCAGCTCGCCAAGAAGGCGGGCGTGGACACGACGGCGGTGACGAACATGGCGATCTGGGGCAACCATTCCGCCACGCAGTATCCGGACTTTTACAACGCGAAGATCAATGGCAAGCCGGTGACGGAAGTGATCTCTGACTCCGCATGGTTGCAGAATGACTTCATCTCCACGGTGCAGCAGCGCGGCGCGGCGATCATCAAGGCGCGCGGTGCTTCCTCCGCGGCCAGCGCGGCGAACGCGGTGGTGGACAGCGTGAAGTCCATCGTGACGCCGACGGCGCAGGGCAATTGGGCGAGCGTCTGCTTGGCCTCTGATGGCAGCTACGGCGTGGAGAAGGGCCTCATCAGCTCCTTCCCGGTGCGTTCCAACGGCCAGACGCTGGAGATCGTGCAAGGCGTGCCGGTGAATGACTTCAGCCGCTCGAAGATTGATGCGACGGTGAAGGAATTGCAGGAAGAGAAGGCGCTGGTTTCCGAGCTGCTGCCGAAATAA
- a CDS encoding glycosyltransferase, which yields MKIAILGIRGLPSSYSGYETFIGELAPRLAHRGHEVTIYCRSALYKERPETHLGMKMIYLPSIEHKFLSTLSHTAYATLHASLGNYDMVFVVNAANGMFGFIPQLLGKACILNVDGMEWLRPKWNTVGKFVFKNSARLGTWFYDEIVTDADEMHRLYAQEFGINSTYIAYGANIENSTMPEVLKEYGLEPQNYYLIASRLVPDNNADLIVEAFVKSGSRKWLAIAGGADYKGNTIEKAFLDKLKALSNGRVKFLGHVGKPGHVKELHCNCYGYIHGHQFGGINPSLLKALGYGNLIFALNTPFNSEVLAAGKHGVLYEKNSDDLAEKIKATEANPERVVELRRTAPERIKERFTWEQITDEYEALFRKWSDAR from the coding sequence ATGAAAATAGCGATTTTGGGCATCCGCGGGTTGCCTTCGAGTTACAGCGGGTATGAGACGTTCATCGGGGAGCTGGCTCCGCGATTGGCGCATCGCGGTCATGAGGTGACGATCTATTGCCGGAGCGCATTGTATAAGGAGCGGCCGGAGACGCATCTGGGCATGAAGATGATCTATCTGCCCAGCATCGAGCATAAATTTCTCAGCACGCTCTCGCATACGGCGTACGCGACATTGCATGCCAGCTTGGGAAATTATGACATGGTGTTCGTGGTGAATGCGGCGAATGGCATGTTCGGTTTCATCCCGCAATTATTGGGCAAAGCGTGCATTCTGAATGTGGACGGCATGGAGTGGTTGCGGCCCAAGTGGAACACCGTGGGCAAGTTTGTATTCAAGAATTCGGCGCGGCTCGGTACGTGGTTCTACGATGAGATCGTGACGGATGCGGATGAGATGCATCGCCTGTATGCGCAGGAGTTCGGGATCAATTCCACCTACATCGCTTACGGTGCGAACATCGAGAATTCCACCATGCCGGAAGTGCTGAAGGAATATGGTCTGGAGCCGCAGAATTATTATCTTATCGCGAGCCGCTTGGTGCCGGATAACAACGCGGACCTGATCGTGGAAGCATTCGTGAAGAGCGGTTCGCGCAAGTGGCTGGCGATCGCTGGTGGGGCAGATTACAAGGGCAATACGATCGAGAAAGCCTTCTTGGATAAGTTGAAAGCACTCTCCAATGGTCGTGTGAAGTTCCTTGGTCATGTGGGCAAACCGGGACATGTGAAAGAGCTGCACTGTAACTGCTACGGTTACATTCACGGTCATCAATTTGGCGGTATCAATCCTTCGCTGCTCAAGGCGTTGGGTTATGGGAATCTGATTTTCGCTCTAAATACACCATTCAATTCCGAAGTGCTCGCGGCGGGCAAGCATGGGGTGCTTTACGAAAAGAATTCGGACGATTTGGCGGAGAAGATCAAGGCGACGGAGGCGAATCCTGAACGCGTGGTGGAGTTGCGTCGCACGGCGCCAGAACGCATCAAAGAGCGCTTCACGTGGGAGCAAATCACGGATGAGTATGAGGCGTTGTTCCGTAAGTGGAGTGATGCAAGATAG
- a CDS encoding sugar transferase: MFRRQHQLRSSVHLVLDAGLFAIGFWLAHFIRAHVPIEVFGGAAEIQSFEHYFTVFCLSAVIGAVLLEGQGFYGRNDLASRVEKYWKLFKTCVLAVVALVLVLFLLKAQLARSVIILFGVTSFALICLKEEVVRWWALSEYGRAQTARRIILVGGREDATKLEAEFGNQLPGGIEIVARLYLDERPVEDLIPLLHEHSANGVILSAKHTVFGEVEKAIQLCELEGVEVCLLADFFKTTISQTALDDFMGRPVMVFRSVPETSWQVLAKQVLDFVLASVGLLVLLPLLFLPLAVIIKFTSKGPVFFRQRRCGLNGRPFMMWKFRSMVSDAEAKQAALTAQNEMSGPVFKLTNDPRVTPVGRFIRKWSIDELPQLFNVLVGEMSIVGPRPLPVDEVKRFDDLAHRRRLSVKPGLTCLWQISGRNNINDFKDWVRLDLEYIDNWSLWLDFKILCLTIPAVLSGNGAK, translated from the coding sequence ATGTTCAGACGCCAACACCAACTGCGCTCCTCCGTCCACCTCGTCTTGGATGCGGGACTGTTTGCGATCGGATTCTGGCTGGCGCATTTCATCCGTGCTCACGTGCCCATTGAAGTGTTCGGTGGCGCGGCAGAGATCCAGTCTTTTGAGCATTATTTCACGGTATTCTGCCTTTCCGCGGTGATCGGCGCGGTATTGCTGGAGGGGCAGGGGTTCTATGGGCGGAATGATCTTGCTTCACGGGTGGAAAAATACTGGAAACTCTTCAAGACCTGTGTGCTGGCGGTTGTGGCTTTGGTTTTGGTGCTGTTCCTGCTCAAAGCTCAGCTGGCGCGTTCCGTGATCATCCTTTTCGGGGTCACCAGCTTTGCCTTGATCTGTTTGAAGGAGGAAGTGGTTCGTTGGTGGGCTTTGTCAGAATATGGGCGGGCACAAACCGCGCGGCGCATCATTTTGGTGGGTGGTCGTGAAGATGCCACCAAGCTGGAAGCCGAATTTGGCAATCAGTTGCCCGGCGGCATTGAGATCGTGGCCCGGCTTTATCTGGACGAGCGGCCGGTCGAGGATTTGATCCCCTTATTGCATGAGCATTCGGCCAATGGCGTGATCCTGAGCGCCAAACATACGGTTTTCGGCGAAGTGGAGAAAGCCATCCAGCTGTGCGAATTGGAAGGCGTGGAAGTGTGTTTGCTGGCGGATTTCTTTAAAACGACCATTTCCCAGACGGCCTTGGATGATTTTATGGGCCGCCCGGTGATGGTGTTCCGCTCGGTGCCGGAGACATCCTGGCAGGTGTTGGCCAAGCAAGTGCTGGATTTCGTGCTGGCAAGTGTGGGATTGCTTGTGCTTCTGCCCCTGCTTTTTCTGCCCTTGGCTGTGATCATCAAGTTTACCTCCAAAGGACCGGTGTTCTTCCGTCAACGTCGTTGCGGCCTCAATGGCCGTCCGTTCATGATGTGGAAGTTCCGTTCCATGGTGAGCGACGCGGAGGCGAAACAGGCGGCTTTGACCGCCCAAAATGAGATGTCAGGCCCGGTCTTCAAGCTCACCAATGACCCGCGCGTGACACCTGTGGGACGGTTTATCCGGAAATGGAGCATTGATGAGCTGCCGCAGCTTTTTAACGTGCTGGTCGGGGAAATGAGCATCGTGGGGCCGCGTCCTTTGCCGGTGGATGAGGTGAAGAGATTCGATGACCTGGCCCACCGCCGTCGTTTAAGCGTGAAGCCTGGGCTGACCTGCCTGTGGCAGATCAGCGGGCGCAATAACATCAATGATTTCAAAGATTGGGTTAGGCTTGACCTCGAATACATCGATAACTGGTCATTATGGCTTGATTTCAAGATTCTCTGCCTGACCATTCCCGCCGTGTTGTCGGGCAACGGGGCGAAGTAA
- a CDS encoding glycosyltransferase family 9 protein — protein sequence MKPVLLIFEQRMMGDAIMSLPFVRAALEGYDVYVTCTPATAPVFEMVLPADRIIPWTPPWLADEGRYDKKRWAESGVKEYTRKLKQLRPQVAVSVWADTRVHWLMAMSGAKKRVGFPMVKQNYYANHLAWRQRQLRLGKVLYYAGSLAMFRPLLNVSIERRNEQQHHVVCWQQIAQSLLLPWSDAAPWLTPPVATFPDEVQSAIDEARTNRQPIWMVHAGARVEAHRWPVENFDRVLREELQAAGAKVILLESPEVSWPGTLKHTFPSCRTRDIFSLFATMAQADALLCNDTGVAHVAAALGKPVVAVFTASNPDWFAPWGSRQRVVRRQVCEFHPCFGHCQQPNFICRDGVTVEMVSKSVRQLQGELIAK from the coding sequence ATGAAACCAGTGTTGCTGATATTTGAGCAGAGGATGATGGGGGACGCCATCATGAGCCTGCCATTTGTACGTGCGGCGCTGGAGGGATATGATGTCTATGTGACGTGCACGCCCGCCACGGCGCCAGTTTTTGAGATGGTTTTACCGGCAGACCGTATCATCCCGTGGACACCACCGTGGCTGGCGGATGAAGGCCGCTACGACAAGAAGCGTTGGGCGGAGAGCGGGGTGAAAGAATACACCCGGAAGCTCAAGCAATTGCGCCCGCAGGTGGCCGTTTCTGTGTGGGCGGATACGCGGGTGCATTGGCTCATGGCGATGTCCGGGGCGAAGAAGCGCGTGGGTTTTCCAATGGTGAAGCAGAATTATTATGCGAACCATCTGGCGTGGAGGCAGCGGCAATTACGTTTGGGGAAAGTGCTGTATTATGCCGGTTCACTGGCGATGTTTCGTCCGCTGCTGAACGTCTCCATTGAGCGTCGTAATGAGCAGCAACATCATGTGGTATGCTGGCAACAGATTGCGCAATCGTTGTTGTTGCCTTGGAGTGATGCTGCACCGTGGCTTACACCTCCCGTCGCGACATTTCCCGATGAAGTACAAAGCGCCATCGATGAAGCAAGGACGAATCGCCAGCCGATCTGGATGGTGCATGCGGGTGCTCGTGTAGAGGCGCATCGTTGGCCAGTGGAGAATTTTGACCGCGTGTTGAGAGAGGAGTTGCAAGCCGCCGGTGCGAAGGTGATTTTACTGGAATCGCCCGAAGTATCTTGGCCGGGGACATTGAAGCATACGTTCCCCAGTTGCCGGACGAGAGATATTTTCAGCCTGTTTGCGACCATGGCGCAGGCGGATGCGCTCTTGTGCAATGACACGGGGGTGGCACATGTGGCGGCAGCTTTAGGCAAGCCTGTAGTGGCGGTATTCACGGCGAGCAATCCGGATTGGTTTGCACCATGGGGCAGTCGTCAACGCGTAGTGCGGAGACAGGTGTGTGAATTCCATCCGTGTTTCGGACACTGCCAGCAGCCGAATTTCATCTGTCGTGATGGTGTGACGGTGGAGATGGTGAGCAAGTCGGTAAGGCAGTTGCAGGGAGAGCTTATTGCTAAATGA
- the pilM gene encoding type IV pilus assembly protein PilM, whose translation MLKTKSFLCGDFGAGTLKLAEFEPNETGTLRLLRYAVKPLGLEGSQDSTRAAALIQALQTLLKEKGFVSRQINVCAAGYNVFSKFVKLPPVDAAKVTQIIQYEAQQNVPFPLEEVVWDYQILGANATGELEVLLVAIKSDTVEGLFNIAETSGLQMNLVDVSPAALCNAYRFNYGEQEGCTMLLDIGAKTSNVLFFEKGKVFSRSINIGANAITQDFANEARLQFDEADRIKIEQGFVSLGGAYEEPDNPHQAAISKIARQVMTRLHIQMNQTIQFYRNNQGGSAPARLYLAGGASMMPYAAQFFAEKLNIPVDYFNPLQNVEYDPSISLEELATVAHSFGEVVGLGVRNLAQCPVELNLMPKSHLKRKAFDQKKPWLMAALFSLVLVVFSYGLFYKQQAGLKNAEIKKLNERINPLRNMKGQLDAQFGTLKTQYQLANEHAMLLDDRYYTPQLMNSLQSMLLQYEASSSNAFGKDTGVWIEKFTPLLPTGAAPVGGGGRFGPAGGAPAAPGQPVATPLPTPAAPVVVGYYAVTFRAANLNSLAPDANRRFAFALQEVVKTNTLFLPDYTKLDDKMEEVDPAAKSFSFSMTLQLKRPVRLH comes from the coding sequence ATGCTGAAAACGAAGTCATTTTTGTGCGGTGATTTTGGGGCGGGAACCCTCAAACTTGCCGAGTTCGAGCCAAACGAAACGGGGACACTGCGCCTCCTGCGCTACGCGGTCAAACCGCTGGGCTTGGAGGGGTCGCAAGACTCAACGCGTGCGGCCGCGCTTATCCAGGCACTTCAAACACTGCTGAAGGAAAAAGGTTTCGTCTCCCGCCAGATCAACGTCTGCGCCGCCGGCTACAACGTTTTCTCCAAATTCGTCAAACTGCCGCCGGTCGATGCCGCCAAAGTCACCCAGATCATCCAATACGAGGCGCAGCAGAACGTTCCCTTCCCCTTGGAGGAAGTAGTCTGGGACTACCAGATTTTAGGAGCTAACGCCACGGGTGAACTGGAAGTGTTGCTCGTCGCGATCAAGAGCGACACCGTGGAGGGCCTCTTCAACATCGCCGAGACCTCCGGGCTGCAGATGAACCTGGTGGATGTCTCCCCGGCTGCCCTGTGCAATGCCTACCGCTTCAACTACGGCGAGCAGGAAGGCTGCACGATGCTCTTGGACATCGGTGCCAAGACCAGCAACGTCCTCTTCTTCGAGAAGGGCAAGGTTTTCTCCCGCAGCATCAATATCGGTGCCAACGCCATCACGCAGGATTTCGCCAATGAGGCGCGCTTGCAGTTCGATGAGGCGGACCGCATCAAGATCGAGCAAGGCTTCGTGAGTCTCGGTGGTGCTTACGAGGAACCGGATAATCCTCATCAGGCCGCGATCTCCAAGATCGCACGGCAGGTGATGACCCGCCTGCACATCCAGATGAACCAGACCATCCAGTTCTACCGCAACAACCAGGGTGGCTCCGCCCCGGCGCGGCTTTATCTGGCGGGTGGTGCTTCCATGATGCCGTATGCCGCGCAATTTTTCGCGGAAAAGCTCAACATCCCGGTGGATTACTTCAATCCGCTGCAGAACGTGGAGTACGATCCGAGCATCTCGCTGGAGGAACTGGCGACGGTCGCGCACTCCTTCGGTGAAGTCGTCGGCTTGGGTGTCCGTAATCTGGCGCAATGCCCGGTGGAACTCAACCTGATGCCCAAGAGCCACCTGAAGCGCAAGGCCTTTGACCAAAAGAAGCCTTGGTTGATGGCGGCGTTGTTCAGCCTTGTGCTCGTGGTTTTCTCTTACGGCCTTTTCTACAAACAGCAGGCCGGATTGAAGAATGCGGAGATCAAGAAGCTCAACGAGCGCATCAATCCTTTGCGGAACATGAAGGGGCAGCTTGACGCCCAGTTTGGTACGTTGAAGACACAGTACCAATTGGCCAATGAACACGCCATGTTGCTTGACGACCGTTATTACACACCACAACTGATGAACAGCCTGCAGTCCATGCTGTTGCAGTATGAAGCATCTTCCTCCAACGCATTTGGAAAAGATACGGGTGTCTGGATTGAAAAATTCACACCCTTGTTGCCTACGGGAGCGGCTCCTGTGGGTGGTGGTGGCCGTTTTGGTCCGGCGGGCGGTGCTCCCGCTGCACCCGGTCAGCCGGTAGCCACCCCGCTGCCGACACCCGCCGCTCCAGTGGTGGTCGGTTACTATGCAGTCACTTTCCGGGCGGCCAACCTCAACAGCCTGGCGCCTGATGCCAACCGCCGTTTCGCTTTCGCCCTGCAAGAAGTCGTGAAGACCAACACGCTGTTCCTGCCGGATTACACCAAACTGGATGACAAGATGGAGGAGGTCGATCCTGCCGCCAAGTCATTCTCTTTCTCAATGACCCTGCAACTTAAGCGCCCTGTCCGCCTCCACTGA
- a CDS encoding exosortase/archaeosortase family protein, protein MHLGRNCMAAADLATEPEQPKAAAGPSFLEELKDCWHQFPEKGLFFGLIIPWLLLFQFLGNSTFGYVNSPSLYLWLEGAYNSPFQDDDHGPYIPFLVLGLCWWKRKELLAAPKRLWWPGLIILGAACLLHVLGYIVQQPRLSVAALFMGIYGLIGVTWGPAFLRAIFFPYFLFMFSVPIGSLSGMVTFPLRMVVTKVAVGIAQFLGVGVIQDGSRILDEAGKFNYDVAPACSGIRSLVAMFLLATVYAFVIFKQWWPRLIVIGMAMPLAVLGNVVRLTTIILVGKAFGHDAGVMIEQKFGFVTFAVALAGMYGISTVLERVVFRKKKTKETPV, encoded by the coding sequence ATGCATCTTGGCCGCAACTGTATGGCCGCAGCTGATCTAGCGACGGAGCCTGAGCAGCCGAAAGCGGCTGCTGGTCCGTCATTTTTAGAAGAGTTAAAGGATTGCTGGCACCAATTTCCTGAGAAGGGGCTGTTCTTTGGGTTGATTATTCCCTGGCTCTTGTTGTTTCAGTTCTTAGGGAATTCCACATTCGGGTATGTGAATTCACCCTCGCTCTATCTGTGGCTTGAAGGGGCTTACAATTCTCCATTTCAAGACGACGATCACGGACCATATATCCCGTTTTTGGTGCTCGGGCTGTGCTGGTGGAAGAGGAAAGAGCTGCTTGCAGCTCCTAAACGATTGTGGTGGCCAGGGTTGATCATTTTAGGAGCAGCCTGTCTTTTGCATGTCTTGGGTTACATCGTGCAACAACCGCGTCTTTCGGTGGCCGCTTTGTTCATGGGGATTTACGGATTGATCGGGGTGACGTGGGGACCGGCATTTTTGCGGGCGATCTTTTTTCCTTACTTTCTCTTTATGTTCAGCGTGCCCATTGGCTCCCTGAGCGGGATGGTCACATTTCCGCTCCGCATGGTGGTAACAAAGGTTGCAGTGGGCATCGCGCAATTTTTGGGGGTGGGCGTGATTCAGGATGGTTCGCGCATCCTGGATGAAGCCGGGAAATTTAACTATGATGTGGCGCCTGCCTGCAGCGGTATACGCAGTCTCGTGGCCATGTTTTTGCTGGCGACGGTATATGCCTTCGTGATCTTCAAGCAATGGTGGCCAAGGCTGATCGTGATCGGCATGGCGATGCCGCTGGCGGTCCTGGGCAATGTGGTGCGGCTGACCACGATCATTTTGGTGGGCAAAGCCTTCGGGCACGATGCCGGTGTGATGATTGAGCAGAAGTTTGGGTTTGTGACTTTTGCCGTCGCTTTGGCCGGGATGTACGGGATCTCCACGGTTTTGGAGAGAGTCGTGTTCAGGAAAAAGAAAACCAAGGAGACTCCTGTATGA